A DNA window from Vigna angularis cultivar LongXiaoDou No.4 chromosome 1, ASM1680809v1, whole genome shotgun sequence contains the following coding sequences:
- the LOC128197396 gene encoding precursor of CEP9-like — protein sequence MATFHAKPKCVVIFLALVAFNGSLVSHCRQIKPLNQHSSKKDTVELDNNPSPLLKASAIIPTTSSENKKVDSFVISKDDVEGLGDTNAFRPTTPGSSPGVGHRKFAAEGKDMKATVAVQSPDVKVHFTEGTESGFKPTNPGHSPGVGHAQQNQIGQ from the coding sequence ATGGCTACATTTCATGCCAAACcaaaatgtgttgtgatttttCTAGCACTAGTTGCCTTCAATGGCTCCCTTGTATCTCATTGCAGGCAAATAAAACCATTGAATCAGCATTCCTCGAAAAAGGACACTGTAGAGCTGGACAACAATCCATCCCCTCTTCTTAAAGCCAGTGCTATTATTCCTACTACATCATCAGAGAATAAGAAAGTTGACTCATTCGTGATATCAAAAGATGATGTTGAAGGTTTAGGAGACACAAATGCTTTTCGACCCACAACACCAGGGAGCAGTCCTGGTGTAGGTCACCGAAAATTTGCAGCAGAAGGTAAAGATATGAAAGCAACTGTAGCAGTTCAAAGCCCTGATGTTAAAGTTCACTTTACTGAGGGCACAGAAAGTGGTTTCAAGCCTACAAACCCTGGCCATAGTCCAGGTGTTGGTCATGCTCAGCAAAACCAAATTGGGCAGTAA